One Candidatus Sulfurimonas baltica DNA segment encodes these proteins:
- a CDS encoding RluA family pseudouridine synthase, translating to MPFILKKMFIKEKQRAFLFIVKELGYTQKEAQRFISKGRVLVNGEIMDKSSTEIEGEIEFIYFEPISRGLQVHVEYDEFVVFDKPSGVLIHPQNRNTPYSLIDELKYQFGRDANIAHRIDQETSGLVLCSKNKKSERDIKMMFQERDMKKKYLAMVHGEVKDDICIEAPLLRKQDESAIVRMVVKVHKDGKKSKTDVKPLKYFPDKDMTLVECSPLTGRQHQIRVHLFHVKHSIVGDPIYGQSEENIVKFLDKELTPQERINNSGASRLLLHANELEFDLYNKKFHINSKVNFSKLCFDCMSL from the coding sequence TTGCCATTTATTTTAAAAAAAATGTTTATTAAAGAAAAGCAAAGAGCTTTCTTATTTATTGTAAAAGAGTTAGGTTATACGCAAAAAGAAGCACAACGTTTTATATCAAAAGGTAGAGTGCTTGTTAATGGTGAAATCATGGATAAATCATCAACAGAGATAGAAGGTGAAATCGAGTTTATATATTTTGAGCCAATCAGTAGAGGGCTGCAAGTACATGTAGAATATGATGAGTTTGTTGTTTTTGATAAACCAAGCGGAGTTCTTATTCATCCTCAAAATAGAAATACACCTTACTCACTTATAGATGAACTTAAATACCAATTTGGAAGAGATGCTAATATTGCTCATAGGATTGATCAAGAGACAAGTGGCTTAGTATTATGCTCTAAAAATAAAAAGAGTGAACGAGATATAAAAATGATGTTTCAAGAGCGAGATATGAAGAAGAAGTATTTAGCGATGGTTCATGGGGAAGTAAAAGACGATATCTGCATTGAAGCACCACTTTTAAGAAAGCAGGATGAGAGTGCAATAGTAAGGATGGTAGTTAAAGTTCATAAAGACGGCAAGAAGTCAAAAACAGATGTAAAGCCTTTGAAATACTTTCCAGACAAAGATATGACTCTTGTTGAGTGTTCACCATTAACGGGAAGGCAGCACCAGATTAGAGTGCATTTGTTTCATGTGAAACATTCTATTGTTGGTGATCCGATTTATGGACAGAGCGAAGAGAACATAGTAAAATTTTTAGATAAAGAATTAACTCCCCAAGAGCGAATAAATAACAGCGGCGCATCAAGACTACTTCTACATGCAAACGAATTAGAGTTTGATCTTTACAATAAAAAATTCCACATTAATAGTAAAGTTAACTTTTCTAAACTTTGTTTTGATTGCATGAGCTTATAA
- the purB gene encoding adenylosuccinate lyase, whose translation MIERYSREEMSSKWTMQAKYQAWLDVEKAVVKAWAKLGKIPQDDADKIVANAGFNIERIDEIEAVTRHDLIAFTTSVSETLGDESRWFHYGMTSSDTVDTAVALQMKSSLELVIEDVKMIMESIKKRAMEHKMTLMVGRSHGIHGEPITFGLVLAVWYDEMARHLENLEQTLVVISVGQVSGAMGNFAHAPLELEEYACEELGLKPAPASNQVIQRDRYARLATALALMASSIEKFAVQVRHWQRTEVYECEEYFAKGQKGSSAMPHKRNPILTENITGLARMIRAYAIPAMENVALWHERDISHSSTERFWLPDSFITTDFMLHRMNNVIANLTVYPENMMKNLNLTGGLVFSQRVLLELPIKGVSREDAYRIVQRNAMKVWEEIQQGKPTTNEAGESLYLNHLLADEELRNSLSEEQIRECFNYDYYTKNVDNIFARVFK comes from the coding sequence ATGATCGAAAGATATTCCAGAGAAGAGATGAGTTCAAAATGGACAATGCAGGCGAAGTATCAAGCTTGGCTAGACGTAGAAAAAGCAGTTGTGAAAGCTTGGGCAAAACTAGGAAAAATTCCACAGGATGATGCAGATAAGATTGTTGCTAATGCTGGTTTTAATATAGAGCGTATCGATGAGATAGAAGCAGTTACTCGCCACGACCTTATAGCATTTACAACAAGTGTCTCTGAAACACTTGGTGATGAGAGCAGATGGTTTCACTATGGTATGACAAGTTCAGACACTGTTGATACTGCTGTTGCTCTTCAAATGAAATCTTCTTTAGAGTTAGTTATAGAAGATGTTAAAATGATTATGGAGTCTATTAAAAAAAGAGCTATGGAACATAAGATGACTCTTATGGTAGGACGCAGTCATGGTATACATGGAGAACCAATAACATTTGGTCTTGTGTTAGCTGTTTGGTATGATGAGATGGCAAGACACTTGGAGAATTTAGAACAAACTCTAGTTGTTATATCTGTTGGTCAAGTTAGTGGAGCAATGGGTAATTTCGCACATGCTCCTTTAGAACTTGAAGAGTATGCATGTGAAGAGTTGGGTCTAAAACCGGCACCGGCATCTAACCAAGTTATACAACGTGATAGATATGCGAGACTAGCAACTGCTCTAGCATTAATGGCGAGCTCTATTGAAAAGTTTGCAGTACAAGTTCGTCACTGGCAGAGAACCGAGGTTTATGAGTGTGAAGAGTATTTCGCAAAAGGGCAAAAGGGCTCATCTGCAATGCCTCATAAAAGAAACCCTATCCTAACAGAGAACATAACAGGATTAGCCAGAATGATAAGAGCTTATGCAATACCGGCTATGGAAAATGTAGCTCTATGGCACGAAAGAGATATATCACACTCTTCAACCGAAAGATTTTGGTTGCCAGACAGTTTTATAACAACTGACTTTATGCTTCATCGCATGAATAACGTTATTGCTAACCTAACTGTTTATCCTGAAAATATGATGAAGAACTTAAACCTTACCGGCGGATTGGTTTTTTCTCAACGTGTTTTACTTGAACTTCCTATCAAGGGTGTTAGTCGTGAGGATGCATATAGAATTGTTCAAAGAAATGCTATGAAAGTTTGGGAAGAGATTCAACAAGGAAAACCTACTACTAATGAAGCTGGAGAGTCTCTATATCTTAACCATCTTTTAGCAGATGAAGAGCTAAGAAACTCTCTTTCAGAAGAGCAGATAAGAGAGTGTTTCAACTATGATTATTACACTAAAAACGTAGATAATATTTTTGCGAGAGTTTTTAAATAA